The following proteins come from a genomic window of Polyangiaceae bacterium:
- a CDS encoding DUF333 domain-containing protein: protein MTLRRYCVVWFVVACTPAPSGPAATSSPNAEPPPRAEPAPTAQGMANPASKHCIDNGGKLEIQTEPAGEYGVCVFADGSRCEEWTFLRGSCKPGSCRQPSGRCP from the coding sequence ATGACGCTGCGTCGCTATTGCGTGGTGTGGTTCGTGGTGGCGTGCACTCCTGCTCCGTCAGGGCCGGCGGCAACGAGCTCGCCGAACGCCGAGCCTCCGCCAAGAGCCGAGCCCGCGCCCACGGCGCAGGGGATGGCCAACCCCGCCAGCAAGCACTGCATCGACAACGGCGGGAAGCTCGAGATCCAGACGGAGCCTGCAGGGGAATACGGCGTGTGCGTGTTCGCCGATGGCTCCCGATGCGAGGAATGGACCTTCCTTAGGGGCAGCTGCAAACCCGGCAGCTGCAGACAGCCTTCGGGTCGTTGCCCTTGA
- a CDS encoding SDR family oxidoreductase: protein MSPPGVLVTGSAGYVGRLTVEALARRELSALVALDVAEPKERIDGVTYVSMSVCDPALADVIRDRGITHVVHLASILRPPPGKGPEFAYQVDVEGTRNVLEACVAHGVKKLIVTSSGAAYGYHADNKSWLTEDDPVRGNAEFPYSHHKRLIEEMLASHRREHPELAQLVFRPGTVIGPSVKSPVTDLFEKPAMIGVRGSDSPFVFIWDEDVVECLVRGVFSDATGTYNLAGDGALTPREIARVMGKPYLSVPAGLLGAALGVLQRLGKTQYGPEQVRFLRYRPVLSNRRLKEQFGYTPKWTSRQAFERYLASKDGHA from the coding sequence ATGAGCCCTCCCGGCGTCCTGGTCACCGGCTCCGCCGGCTACGTCGGGCGGCTCACCGTGGAGGCCTTGGCTCGCCGCGAGCTGAGTGCCTTGGTGGCCCTCGACGTGGCCGAGCCCAAGGAGCGGATCGACGGCGTGACGTACGTGAGCATGAGCGTGTGCGATCCCGCGCTCGCCGACGTGATTCGCGATCGTGGCATCACCCACGTGGTGCACCTCGCCAGCATCTTGCGGCCGCCGCCGGGAAAGGGACCGGAGTTTGCCTATCAGGTGGACGTGGAGGGAACGCGCAACGTGCTCGAGGCGTGCGTGGCCCACGGCGTCAAGAAGCTGATCGTCACCAGCAGCGGGGCCGCCTACGGCTACCACGCGGACAACAAGAGCTGGCTCACGGAGGACGATCCGGTCCGGGGGAACGCCGAGTTCCCCTACTCCCACCACAAAAGACTGATCGAAGAGATGCTCGCGAGCCACCGCCGCGAGCACCCGGAGCTCGCCCAGTTGGTGTTCCGCCCGGGCACCGTGATCGGACCCAGCGTGAAGAGCCCCGTCACGGACTTGTTCGAGAAGCCCGCCATGATCGGCGTGCGCGGCTCGGACTCGCCCTTCGTGTTCATCTGGGACGAGGACGTGGTCGAGTGCCTGGTGCGCGGCGTGTTCAGCGACGCGACCGGCACCTACAACCTCGCCGGAGACGGCGCGCTGACGCCGCGGGAGATCGCGCGCGTGATGGGCAAGCCCTATCTCTCCGTGCCGGCGGGGCTCCTCGGGGCTGCGCTCGGCGTGCTGCAGCGCCTGGGCAAGACGCAGTATGGCCCCGAGCAAGTGCGCTTCCTGCGCTATCGCCCGGTGCTGTCCAACCGGCGCCTCAAGGAGCAGTTCGGGTACACTCCCAAGTGGACCAGCCGCCAGGCCTTCGAGCGCTACCTCGCGAGCAAGGACGGCCATGCCTGA
- a CDS encoding penicillin-insensitive murein endopeptidase, which translates to MRWRSRAFLGLGLALVTIGGAVVICCHGGSSTPSTCFGSPGAGALAHGWRLPASGPNFSAYSSTGWALGRTYVHSAVYPVMLDAYASLRDEHPTLRFVYGETGLVRGGRFRPHRTHENGLSVDFMVPVLSPDGKVGTLPTSPVDKFGYGLEFDASGHSGHYSIDFETMALHLAALRAAAERHRVGIARVIFAPDLQRHLRRTKAWPMIRRLPFSARPSWVRHDEHYHVDFRVPCQQLSRAR; encoded by the coding sequence ATGCGTTGGCGCAGCAGAGCGTTTCTCGGGTTGGGGCTCGCCCTTGTCACCATCGGCGGAGCCGTGGTGATCTGCTGTCACGGCGGATCGAGCACGCCCAGCACGTGCTTTGGATCGCCGGGCGCCGGGGCGCTCGCACACGGCTGGCGGCTGCCGGCGTCGGGTCCGAACTTCAGCGCGTACAGCTCGACGGGGTGGGCGCTGGGGAGAACCTACGTCCACAGCGCGGTGTACCCGGTGATGCTCGACGCCTATGCGTCGCTCCGAGACGAGCATCCGACGCTCCGCTTCGTGTATGGAGAGACGGGGCTCGTTCGCGGCGGCCGATTTCGTCCGCACCGCACCCACGAGAACGGCCTCTCGGTCGACTTCATGGTGCCGGTGTTGTCGCCAGACGGGAAGGTTGGGACGTTGCCAACGTCGCCCGTGGACAAGTTCGGCTACGGCCTCGAGTTCGACGCTTCGGGTCACAGCGGACACTACTCGATCGATTTCGAGACGATGGCGCTGCATCTGGCGGCGCTTCGTGCTGCGGCGGAGCGACATCGAGTGGGCATTGCGCGAGTGATCTTCGCGCCGGACCTTCAACGACATCTGCGTCGCACCAAGGCGTGGCCCATGATCCGCCGGCTGCCGTTCTCCGCCCGTCCCTCTTGGGTGCGGCACGACGAGCACTATCACGTGGATTTTCGTGTTCCTTGCCAGCAGCTGTCGCGGGCGCGGTAG
- a CDS encoding class I SAM-dependent methyltransferase, with translation MPAAESLVALLASELRAEPSGEQLSLAVARHLQRQNQFVDLSPERLAELRELCEQAVAHLFDVMEGDSQEEAVSEAVHLLSQEIQDWFARREPGANVPSTRQQVVCSEYSATLQLSVLGLDAETLREPVLDLGCGEHAELVVALRQRGIEAFGIDRVARPAPFVLLGDWFSRRLDPETWGTVISHMAFSNHFVHQDRRGGPEAALYAQKYMEILRSLLPGGTFAYAPDLPFIEEHLPEDEYAVERVSVRSEDGELLPYAATRVTRGE, from the coding sequence ATGCCTGCTGCGGAGAGCCTCGTCGCTTTGCTCGCTTCGGAGCTCCGCGCGGAGCCTTCCGGGGAGCAATTGAGTCTTGCTGTTGCGCGGCATTTGCAGCGGCAAAATCAGTTCGTGGACCTCTCACCGGAGCGATTGGCAGAGCTCCGCGAGCTGTGCGAGCAGGCGGTGGCACACCTGTTCGACGTCATGGAAGGTGACTCGCAGGAGGAGGCCGTGAGCGAGGCCGTGCACCTGCTTTCCCAGGAGATCCAGGATTGGTTTGCCCGGCGCGAGCCCGGCGCGAACGTCCCCTCCACGCGGCAGCAGGTCGTGTGCAGCGAATACTCCGCGACCTTGCAGCTCTCGGTGCTCGGTCTCGACGCGGAAACCCTCCGCGAGCCCGTGCTCGACCTCGGCTGCGGCGAGCACGCGGAGCTGGTGGTGGCGCTCCGGCAGCGCGGCATCGAAGCGTTCGGCATCGATCGCGTGGCGCGGCCGGCGCCCTTCGTGCTGCTCGGCGACTGGTTCTCGCGGCGCCTGGATCCGGAGACCTGGGGCACCGTGATCTCGCACATGGCGTTCTCGAACCACTTCGTGCACCAAGATCGCCGCGGCGGTCCGGAGGCCGCGCTGTATGCCCAGAAGTACATGGAGATCCTCCGGAGCTTGCTCCCCGGCGGCACCTTCGCGTACGCGCCGGACCTGCCCTTCATCGAAGAGCACTTGCCCGAAGACGAGTACGCGGTGGAGCGCGTCAGCGTGCGCAGCGAAGACGGCGAGCTCTTGCCCTACGCGGCAACGCGCGTGACGAGAGGGGAGTGA
- a CDS encoding SDR family oxidoreductase — MPEAFRDRVVVITGGAGGIGRALAARFLKSGARVAALDLDEASLAELAEGTASDRLMTLKVDITDESATRAALKEVTERFGGVDVLVNNAGLVHRSSFKDTEANVFRRVMEVNYFGSIHVTKAALPSLVERRGMIVVISSVAGLVPLFGRSGYSASKHALHGLFESLRAELADDGVGVLMVCPSFTTTPFEGRALGAHGERVARPRSKVGKEATPESVADAIHDATLARKKLVVLSPVGKVAVWLSRIAPGMYQRSMTRSLKSELT; from the coding sequence ATGCCTGAGGCGTTCCGCGACCGCGTGGTGGTGATCACGGGGGGCGCCGGGGGCATCGGACGCGCCCTCGCCGCCCGCTTCCTGAAGAGCGGCGCTCGTGTCGCCGCGCTGGATCTCGACGAAGCTTCCCTCGCCGAGCTGGCCGAGGGCACTGCTTCCGATCGCCTGATGACGCTGAAGGTCGACATTACCGACGAGAGCGCCACCCGCGCCGCCCTCAAAGAAGTGACGGAGCGCTTCGGCGGCGTGGACGTGCTGGTGAACAACGCCGGCCTCGTGCACCGGAGCAGCTTCAAGGACACCGAAGCGAACGTGTTTCGCCGCGTGATGGAGGTGAACTACTTCGGATCCATCCACGTGACGAAGGCCGCGCTGCCTTCCCTCGTCGAGCGGCGCGGCATGATCGTGGTGATCTCCAGCGTCGCCGGCTTGGTTCCGCTCTTCGGCCGCAGCGGCTACTCCGCCAGCAAGCACGCGCTCCACGGCTTGTTCGAGAGCCTGCGGGCGGAGCTCGCCGATGATGGCGTCGGTGTCTTGATGGTGTGCCCATCGTTCACCACCACACCCTTCGAGGGCCGCGCCCTCGGCGCCCACGGAGAGCGAGTGGCGCGCCCCCGCTCCAAGGTCGGCAAAGAGGCCACGCCGGAGAGCGTGGCCGACGCCATCCACGACGCCACTCTCGCCCGCAAGAAGCTGGTCGTGCTCTCCCCCGTGGGCAAGGTCGCGGTGTGGCTCTCGCGCATCGCCCCCGGCATGTATCAACGCAGCATGACGCGAAGCCTCAAGAGCGAGCTGACCTGA
- a CDS encoding C1 family peptidase, with translation MKLMRKATGALVIAGGLALSLGASGAKPKVAPQPKVVLKLKTIQASAKLKQAIKGKALYQAAKVESVLSYTKTGEPRLKLKTGAQVLLERVDKAEAPAPTQLKVAAAKLDPSLNKYVKYVKAPYFKFEIPKVTLLPPAKVSHRDRETSIKNQGPRGACVAHAAMAGLESFFKWKNNANRDLSEQHAYEIFAAQEGTKTCYDSGLQTWKAAGYLTTNRVCDNWPYTTSVPSCNITVPASCTSAARFGHLSTQVIFGTAFGGTGDTTANNTNYLESILSMGNDIVFGVYVAGSDWSDGTLSSGVVDVQTNSNGTPAAAYGGHAMLMVGYDRDANYFEMKNSWGTGSGHAGYAYLSYEYIQTYGKYGYYIKTATAP, from the coding sequence ATGAAGCTCATGCGCAAGGCCACGGGGGCTCTGGTGATCGCGGGCGGTCTCGCTCTCTCTCTCGGCGCTTCCGGGGCGAAGCCCAAGGTCGCGCCCCAACCCAAGGTCGTCCTGAAGCTCAAGACCATCCAGGCGTCCGCCAAGCTCAAGCAAGCCATCAAAGGCAAGGCGCTCTACCAAGCCGCCAAGGTGGAGTCGGTCCTCAGCTACACGAAGACCGGCGAACCGAGGCTCAAGCTGAAGACAGGGGCCCAGGTGCTCCTCGAGAGGGTGGACAAGGCCGAGGCGCCGGCGCCCACGCAGCTGAAAGTGGCCGCCGCCAAGCTCGACCCAAGCCTGAACAAGTACGTCAAGTACGTGAAGGCACCGTACTTCAAGTTCGAGATCCCGAAAGTCACCCTGCTGCCGCCGGCCAAGGTGTCGCATCGAGACCGGGAGACGTCGATCAAGAATCAGGGGCCGCGCGGTGCGTGCGTCGCCCACGCCGCGATGGCGGGCCTGGAGTCCTTCTTCAAGTGGAAGAACAACGCGAATCGTGATCTCTCGGAGCAGCACGCCTACGAGATCTTCGCGGCGCAGGAGGGCACCAAGACCTGCTACGACTCCGGGCTTCAGACCTGGAAGGCCGCGGGCTATCTGACGACCAACCGCGTGTGCGACAACTGGCCGTACACCACGTCCGTCCCGTCCTGCAACATCACCGTTCCGGCGTCCTGCACCAGCGCTGCGCGCTTCGGACACCTCAGCACGCAGGTCATCTTCGGTACGGCGTTCGGCGGTACCGGCGACACCACCGCCAACAACACCAACTATCTCGAGTCCATCCTGTCGATGGGCAACGACATCGTCTTTGGCGTCTACGTGGCCGGTTCTGATTGGTCCGACGGCACGCTGAGCAGCGGCGTGGTCGACGTCCAGACCAACAGCAACGGTACCCCCGCCGCTGCCTACGGCGGCCACGCCATGTTGATGGTGGGCTACGACCGCGACGCCAACTACTTCGAGATGAAGAACAGCTGGGGCACGGGCTCCGGCCACGCGGGCTACGCCTACCTCAGCTACGAGTACATCCAGACCTACGGAAAGTACGGCTACTACATCAAGACCGCGACCGCTCCATAA
- a CDS encoding SDR family oxidoreductase encodes MERRRALIAGATGYLGGEVVKVLHEAGYWVRALARDEARLAVRDACDDVFVGEATKPSTLSGAMDGIDVVFSSIGLRSFSRKPTIWDVDCQANLNLVELAERAGVRDFAFASLFRGDELRSQLAVAEARERVVDALRASKMRATVVRPNGFFNDMREMFDMAKRGRVWLVGSGAGRFNPIHGADIAEVVVDELTRSSDADVARPIGGPDVFSMRGVGELAFEKLGKPPRFGSLPAWVLKAGAAMAKPFNQNAATFLSMFAVLSGDAIAPQVGKRHLADFFSGLCQDSDSTSSRPLT; translated from the coding sequence ATGGAGCGTCGGAGAGCACTGATCGCGGGAGCTACCGGCTACCTCGGCGGCGAGGTGGTCAAGGTGCTGCACGAAGCGGGGTACTGGGTGCGCGCTTTGGCGCGAGACGAAGCTCGGCTCGCAGTGCGGGACGCGTGCGACGACGTGTTCGTGGGAGAAGCCACGAAGCCGAGCACGCTTTCCGGAGCCATGGACGGCATCGACGTGGTGTTCTCGTCGATTGGCCTGCGGAGCTTCTCGCGCAAGCCGACGATCTGGGACGTGGACTGCCAGGCGAACCTGAACTTGGTGGAGCTGGCGGAGCGCGCGGGGGTGCGCGACTTCGCGTTCGCCTCGCTGTTTCGCGGAGACGAGCTCCGGAGCCAGCTCGCCGTGGCGGAAGCGCGCGAGCGCGTGGTGGACGCGCTTCGCGCCTCGAAGATGCGAGCCACGGTGGTGCGGCCCAACGGCTTCTTCAACGACATGCGCGAGATGTTCGACATGGCGAAGCGCGGCCGGGTGTGGCTGGTGGGCAGCGGCGCGGGTCGCTTCAATCCGATCCACGGCGCGGACATCGCGGAGGTCGTCGTCGACGAGCTGACTCGGAGCTCGGACGCCGACGTCGCGCGCCCGATTGGCGGCCCGGACGTCTTTTCCATGCGAGGCGTCGGTGAGCTCGCGTTCGAAAAGCTCGGCAAGCCTCCGCGTTTCGGATCGCTTCCCGCGTGGGTGCTGAAAGCAGGGGCCGCCATGGCGAAACCGTTCAACCAGAACGCCGCCACGTTCCTGTCCATGTTCGCCGTGCTGAGCGGGGATGCCATCGCACCACAGGTCGGGAAGCGTCACCTGGCGGACTTCTTCAGCGGGCTGTGCCAGGACTCCGACTCTACGAGCTCTCGTCCTTTGACCTGA
- a CDS encoding sigma-70 family RNA polymerase sigma factor: MSEHDFEPHRRYLVSVAYRMLGSIAEAEDAVQDAYLRWQNVDHASVSDARAYLGKVVTRLSLDRLKSARMQREKYVGTWLPEPIVEDAGAAAAEDVSVALMMTLERLSPLERAAFLLHDVFDLGYADIASALDRSEAACRQLAARGRTHVRENRPRFDSDRGTEQRVTEAFAVAVSTGDVTGLAAVLAEDAVLYSDGGGKRSAALNPIYGRDKILRFFLATARKGRLPTDAQVVRINGHPGFLFHRDDGVETLALEIRHGKIVAFYGVRNPEKLRHLA, translated from the coding sequence ATGAGCGAGCACGATTTCGAACCGCATCGTCGTTACCTGGTGAGCGTCGCCTACCGAATGCTCGGATCCATCGCCGAGGCGGAGGACGCCGTGCAGGACGCCTACCTGCGCTGGCAGAACGTGGACCACGCGAGCGTGAGCGATGCTCGTGCCTACCTCGGTAAGGTGGTGACGCGCCTGAGCTTGGACCGCTTGAAGTCCGCGCGCATGCAGCGGGAAAAGTACGTGGGCACGTGGCTCCCGGAGCCCATAGTGGAGGACGCGGGGGCAGCGGCGGCAGAGGACGTGTCCGTGGCACTGATGATGACGCTGGAGCGACTTTCGCCTCTGGAGCGGGCGGCGTTCCTGCTGCACGACGTCTTCGATCTGGGCTACGCGGACATCGCGAGCGCGCTGGATCGGAGTGAAGCGGCGTGCCGCCAGCTCGCGGCGCGGGGGCGCACCCACGTGCGGGAGAACCGGCCGCGCTTCGACTCGGATCGCGGTACGGAACAGCGCGTGACCGAGGCGTTCGCCGTGGCCGTTTCCACGGGGGACGTCACCGGGCTCGCGGCGGTGCTGGCGGAAGACGCCGTGCTGTACTCCGACGGCGGCGGGAAGCGCTCGGCGGCCCTCAATCCGATCTACGGCCGCGACAAGATCCTGCGCTTCTTCTTGGCGACGGCGCGCAAAGGTCGCTTGCCCACGGACGCCCAAGTGGTGCGTATCAACGGGCACCCTGGGTTTCTGTTCCATCGCGACGACGGCGTGGAGACCCTGGCGCTCGAGATCCGCCACGGCAAGATCGTGGCCTTCTACGGCGTGCGCAACCCGGAGAAGCTGCGTCACCTCGCGTGA
- a CDS encoding thiamine pyrophosphate-binding protein, protein MQRALGGEVVAAMLAKEGVEKVFGIVDGTYLGLYASFKKYGIELVSPRHETSAAHMAGAYARLTGKLGVCIASNGPGVANILPGIAVENGEGNRVLVITSSRRQGITYPDRGGTFQYFDQVAVTRPMTKWSGSAATFERIPEVMRRAFRVAHRGRPGVVHVDVPENVMNGAYDLEPLALREPHEYRRTDAIAPPGVVVKQIADLLRGAERPLIHAGSGVVHAQAFEALKQVAEALQAPVSTSWGGRGALPEQHALSLPVSAMEAQNQARTSADVVLVIGSRLGETDWWGKPPYWGRVGEQRFIQVDLDEEILGLNRPTELAVQADAKAFLEALAAELAKTPAKTSGRKAWLDSISETKKKTRGELDVALQNDATPMHPAHVPATVRRMVPDDTVIVADGGNTVVWTQFFSDVRTPNTLLGTFKLGMLGAGVGQALGAQVAHPERRVVCILGDGAMGFHCQELETAVRHELPVVFVVLCDKQWGMVKLTQQFALGTAREVIGVEDQGTINTDFHEVRFDDLARSMGAHGERVAAPGELEAALARAFAAKKAAVVHVDVDPMLHLWAPGLQAFKDMHQEPAG, encoded by the coding sequence ATGCAACGAGCACTGGGCGGCGAGGTCGTAGCGGCGATGCTCGCCAAGGAAGGCGTGGAGAAGGTCTTCGGCATCGTGGACGGGACGTATCTGGGCCTGTACGCGAGCTTCAAGAAGTACGGCATCGAGCTGGTGTCGCCGCGGCACGAGACCAGCGCCGCGCACATGGCCGGCGCCTACGCGCGGCTCACGGGCAAGCTCGGGGTGTGCATCGCCAGCAACGGCCCCGGCGTTGCCAACATCTTGCCCGGCATCGCGGTGGAGAACGGTGAGGGCAACCGCGTGCTCGTGATCACGAGCTCGCGTCGCCAAGGGATCACGTATCCGGACCGCGGCGGCACGTTCCAGTACTTCGACCAGGTGGCGGTCACCCGGCCCATGACGAAGTGGAGCGGCAGCGCTGCCACCTTCGAGCGCATCCCGGAGGTCATGCGCCGTGCGTTCCGCGTCGCCCACCGCGGCCGCCCGGGCGTGGTCCACGTGGACGTTCCCGAGAACGTCATGAATGGTGCCTACGATCTCGAGCCCCTCGCGCTGCGCGAGCCCCACGAGTACCGGCGCACGGACGCCATCGCGCCTCCCGGTGTGGTCGTGAAGCAGATCGCAGATTTGCTGCGCGGCGCCGAGCGGCCGTTGATCCACGCCGGCAGCGGCGTGGTGCACGCCCAGGCCTTCGAAGCCCTGAAGCAGGTTGCCGAAGCACTGCAGGCGCCCGTGAGCACCAGCTGGGGCGGCCGCGGCGCGCTGCCGGAGCAGCACGCGTTGAGCCTGCCCGTGAGCGCCATGGAGGCGCAAAACCAAGCCCGCACCAGCGCGGACGTGGTGCTCGTGATCGGTTCGCGCCTGGGCGAGACGGACTGGTGGGGCAAGCCGCCCTACTGGGGTCGCGTCGGCGAGCAACGCTTCATCCAGGTGGATCTGGACGAAGAAATCCTGGGCCTGAACCGCCCCACGGAGCTCGCGGTACAGGCGGACGCCAAGGCCTTCCTCGAGGCGCTCGCGGCGGAGCTCGCGAAGACGCCGGCCAAGACCAGCGGTCGCAAGGCGTGGCTCGATTCCATCTCCGAGACCAAGAAGAAGACCCGCGGCGAGCTCGACGTGGCGCTCCAGAACGACGCAACCCCGATGCACCCGGCCCACGTGCCGGCCACCGTGCGGCGCATGGTGCCGGACGACACCGTGATCGTGGCGGACGGCGGCAACACCGTGGTGTGGACGCAGTTCTTCAGTGACGTGCGCACGCCGAACACGCTGCTCGGCACCTTCAAGCTGGGCATGCTGGGCGCCGGCGTAGGGCAAGCTCTCGGCGCGCAGGTGGCGCACCCGGAAAGGCGCGTCGTGTGCATCTTGGGCGACGGCGCCATGGGCTTCCACTGCCAGGAGCTGGAGACCGCGGTGCGCCACGAGCTGCCCGTCGTGTTCGTGGTGCTGTGCGACAAGCAGTGGGGCATGGTCAAGCTCACGCAGCAGTTCGCGCTGGGCACCGCCCGCGAGGTGATCGGCGTGGAGGACCAGGGCACCATCAACACGGACTTCCACGAGGTCCGCTTCGACGACCTGGCCCGTAGCATGGGCGCCCACGGCGAACGCGTCGCAGCGCCGGGAGAGCTGGAAGCCGCGCTGGCCCGCGCGTTTGCGGCCAAGAAGGCCGCCGTGGTCCACGTGGACGTGGATCCCATGCTGCACCTGTGGGCGCCCGGGCTTCAGGCCTTCAAGGACATGCACCAGGAGCCCGCCGGATGA
- a CDS encoding TetR/AcrR family transcriptional regulator produces the protein MSQEEGAAERILDAADELFSTRGFAAVSMRDVADQAGVKKASVFYHHGSKSVLFDKVLERYYDAHVLALSRAADGEGSVAERLHRLIDAYLDFIEDHQRYVRLVQMEIASASENLPRIRHGLALISDRVAAILDGLVPETGPLAARHFFVTFSGIVNAYHLYAPALAPTWGEDPLAAGPRRERREHVHWIADALLERLQA, from the coding sequence ATGTCCCAAGAAGAGGGCGCTGCCGAGCGCATCCTGGACGCCGCCGACGAGCTGTTCTCGACCCGGGGTTTCGCGGCCGTGAGCATGCGGGACGTGGCGGACCAGGCCGGAGTCAAGAAGGCGAGCGTTTTCTACCACCACGGAAGCAAGTCCGTGCTCTTCGACAAAGTGCTCGAACGCTACTACGACGCCCACGTTCTCGCCTTGTCGCGGGCGGCGGACGGTGAGGGGAGCGTCGCCGAGCGGCTGCATCGCCTGATCGATGCTTATCTCGACTTCATCGAGGACCACCAGCGCTACGTGCGCTTGGTCCAGATGGAGATCGCGTCGGCATCGGAGAATTTGCCGCGGATCCGCCACGGCTTGGCGCTCATCTCGGATCGCGTCGCGGCGATCCTCGACGGCCTGGTTCCCGAGACGGGCCCCCTCGCCGCGCGACACTTCTTCGTGACGTTCTCCGGCATCGTCAACGCCTACCACCTGTACGCGCCGGCGCTGGCGCCCACCTGGGGCGAAGATCCCTTGGCGGCGGGGCCGCGGCGGGAGCGCCGCGAGCACGTCCACTGGATCGCCGACGCCCTCCTGGAACGTCTACAGGCGTAG
- a CDS encoding CBS domain-containing protein: MQIKDVMTRELLTVGADWTLDELKGFLLEHGISGAPVVDNGGKLIGVVSSTDLLRSDDAETDNTRADGFFVSTLDRPLAADELASMHLQAQSSRSVRDVMTPVMFQIAEDSSLDEVADMMARGRIHRVLVTNGTKVTGIVSALDLVRVLRDMVREQKKSNGS, encoded by the coding sequence ATGCAGATCAAAGACGTGATGACTCGGGAGTTGCTCACCGTCGGAGCAGACTGGACGCTGGACGAGCTCAAGGGCTTCCTGCTGGAGCACGGGATCTCGGGCGCTCCGGTCGTCGACAACGGCGGCAAGCTGATCGGAGTCGTGTCGTCCACGGACTTGCTGCGCTCGGACGACGCGGAGACCGACAACACGCGCGCCGATGGCTTCTTCGTCTCCACGTTGGATCGTCCCCTCGCCGCCGACGAGCTGGCGAGCATGCACCTCCAGGCCCAGTCGAGTCGCAGCGTGCGTGACGTGATGACGCCGGTGATGTTCCAGATCGCTGAGGACAGCAGTTTGGACGAGGTCGCCGACATGATGGCGCGGGGGCGCATCCATCGCGTGCTCGTCACCAATGGCACTAAAGTCACCGGCATCGTGAGCGCGTTGGACCTCGTTCGGGTGCTCCGCGACATGGTGCGCGAGCAGAAGAAGTCGAACGGCTCGTAG